One window of the Mixophyes fleayi isolate aMixFle1 chromosome 6, aMixFle1.hap1, whole genome shotgun sequence genome contains the following:
- the NHERF1 gene encoding Na(+)/H(+) exchange regulatory cofactor NHE-RF1, protein MAPERLCVLEKGPSGYGFHLHSEKTRPGQFVRLVEPGSPAEKSGLRAGDRLIRVCGEDVRELGHQQVVGKIRAAAEPLTLEVEGPEIEAEKTTQDIKQPTASVTESSELRPRLCTIKKGPSGYGFNLHSDKNHPGQYVRAVDPDSPAEHAGLLPKDRILEVNGESMLGKQHADVVGAIKAGGDETTLLVVDPETDRYFEECHVTPLREHLSGPLPEKVANGGIEKEAKLAVIENAENETPQDSPISSPEPQSLEFAPRQETQKANLVEDTLDPHLAPASDPLPPVESLDLNMSLAVAKERAHQKRVQKKAPTMDWSKRKEVFSSL, encoded by the exons ATGGCTCCGGAGCGGCTGTGCGTCCTGGAGAAGGGGCCCTCGGGCTACGGCTTCCACCTGCACAGCGAGAAGACCCGGCCGGGACAGTTCGTCAGGCTGGTGGAGCCGGGTTCCCCCGCGGAGAAGTCCGGGCTGCGGGCGGGTGATCGGCTAATCCGGGTGTGCGGGGAGGACGTGCGGGAGCTCGGGCACCAGCAGGTGGTCGGCAAGATCCGGGCGGCCGCCGAGCCGCTGACGCTGGAGGTAGAGGGACCCGAGATAGAAGCTGAGAAAACGACACAG GATATCAAACAGCCGACAGCATCTGTCACTGAGAGT AGTGAATTGCGTCCCAGGCTTTGCACCATAAAGAAGGGCCCCAGTGGCTATGGATTTAATCTGCACAGTGATAAGAATCACCCAGGACAGTATGTTCGTGCAGTTGATCCTGACTCCCCTGCTGAACATGCCGGACTTTTGCCAAAAGACCGTATTTTGGAG GTGAATGGTGAAAGCATGTTGGGCAAACAACATGCTGATGTGGTTGGTGCCATCAAGGCAGGGGGTGATGAAACGACTCTGCTTGTGGTGGATCCAGAGACGGATAGATACTTTGAGGAATGTCATGTGACCCCTTTGAGGGAACACCTGTCAG gTCCTTTGCCAGAAAAAGTTGCCAATGGAGGCATTGAAAAG GAGGCCAAGCTAGCTGTAATTGAGAACGCAGAGAATGAGACTCCTCAGGATTCACCAATTTCCTCTCCGGAGCCTCAGTCACTGGAATTTGCACCCAGGCAGGAGACCCAGAAGGCAAACCTTGTGGAG gacacTCTGGACCCTCACCTAGCACCTGCCTCTGACCCTTTGCCTCCTGTGGAATCTCTGGATCTTAATATGTCGCTGGCAGTAGCCAAGGAGCGAGCCCACCAGAAACGAGTACAGAAAAAGGCACCTACCATGGACTGGAGTAAAAGAAAAGAGGTTTTCAGCAGCCTGTGA